Genomic DNA from Dehalogenimonas lykanthroporepellens BL-DC-9:
TCTTCCGTCACGACCACCGCTTCAGGCTTGTCTGCCAGTGACTTGGCGATGAACTCAACCAGCTCTTTCATGGTGGCTCCTTTACCGCTGGAGTCTTACTCCAGGACTCCGGCCTTTTTTAGAAGTCTGTTGACTGTATCTGTCGGCTGGGCGCCTTTACCAATCCAGTCCTTGACACTGGCGGCGTCAATCGATACCGTTTCCGGGTCGGTCATCGGGTCGTAGTGGCCGACGGTTTCCAGGAAGGCGCCGTTGCGCGCTGACCTGGAATCGGCGATGACGATCCGGTAACTCGGTTTCTTGGGGGCACCCATTCTTCGCAGTTTGATTTTCAGCATCGTGTTCGGGATTAACTCGCTTGTCGTTTTATTTAGGACATTATCCAATATGGAAGCTATGGTGTCAACTACCGACATCGTCGGGGTTTGGCAGAGGCCGAATACAGCGGGTATAATCGGGGGTATATGGAAGGCCTCTCTGTTACCGGGCTACCGGTGGTGACACCGGACGAGGCAATACGGTTGCAGAGGGGGCTGGCTGTCCGGGTGATTGACCGGGATGAACCGGCTGGGGAAGTCCGGCTGGTAGCCGGTATCGATGTAGCCGCCGGAAGAACCGGGGAAAACGGCCGGGCGGCGGTGGTTGTTCTGCGGTATCCGGGGCTGGAGACGGTCGAAACCGCGGTTTTCGTTGGACCGCTGGTTATGCCGTATGTCCCCGGTCTGCTGTCATTTCGAGAGTTGCCGCTGATTCTACCGGCCCTGGAACGGCTGACGACGAGGCCCAATCTGCTCTTGGTGGATGGACAGGGAGTGGCTCATCCGCGGCGATTGGGCATAGCCGCCCACCTGGGCTTGATTACCGGATTGCCGGCTATCGGCTGTGCCAAGTCCCGGTTGTGCGGGACGGCCGGCGAGCCGGGGCCGGAGCGGGGAAGTGCCGCTGATTTGATCGACCGGGGTGAGATTATCGGCCGGGTGGTACGCACCCGGTTCGGTTGCCGCCCGGTGTATGTTTCGGTGGGGCACCGCGTCAGCCTTGAAACGGCGGTGGACTGGGTGCTTAAATTAGGTCAAGGGTTCCGACTGCCGGAGCCGGTGCGGCTGGCTCACCTGGCCGCGGGAAGCGGCCAAAGCTAACTTGAATAAGACTAATACGTTATAGGGAGTGATTCTATTGGATATCGCCGACAAGTACCGGGAAATGCTGGACCGGATTCATCACGACATGGTGTGTCTTTGACATCGCCGAAAAGGAAAAGGAAGTAACCAGCCTGGAACATGTGATTACCATCGACGGCTTCTGGGAAGACAGCGATAACTCCCAGAAAGTCATGCGGCGGCTGACCGGACTTAAAAAGACGGTGGAGCAGTGGCGTAGCCTGGAGCGGCGATTGAATGAACTGGCCGAACTGGACGCGCTGGGCGACCCGGAAATGGCCCAGGACGTAGATGCCGAAACCGAGGCGGTGAGCGATGAGCTGGACCGGTTGGAGTTCGAGCTGTCTTACAGCGGCGAGTACGATGAACGCAACGCCCTTCTGTCCATCCACGCCGGCGCCGGCGGTGTCGAGAGTCAGGACTGGGCGGAAATGTTACTGGCGATGTACGTCAAATGGGGTGAGCGCCGTGATTATGACGTCGAGATACTGGAGACATCGGCCGGAGATGAGGCCGGCATCAAGAGTGTGACGGCGGAATTTCGCGGGCGGTATGCCTACGGCAACCTGCGGAGCGAACACGGCGTTCACCGTCTGATAAGGCTGTCGCCGTTCGATTCCGACCACGCGCGGCATACTTCGTTCGCTCTGGTCGAGGTGATGCCGGAAGTGGAAGAGGACGCCGAAGTGGAGATTAACCCTGATGACATAAAACTGGAAGCCTTCCGGGCTTCCGGTGCCGGCGGTCAGAATGTCCAGAAGGTGTCCTCAGCGGTCAGGCTGACCCATACGCCGTCGGGTATCGTAGTTACTGCCCAGACGGAGCGGTCGCAACACCAGAACCGGGAAGTGGCCATGAGCCTGCTCCGGGCGCGGCTGTTGCAACGCAAGATAGCCGAACAGGAAGCTGAAAAAGCGCGGCTCAAGGGCGAGCGGATTTCCAACGAATGGGGCAGTCAGATACGCAGTTATGTACTGCATCCCTATAAAATGGTCAAGGACCACCGTACCGGAATGGAAACCGGTAATACCCAGGCGGTGCTGGAGGAGGGCAATATCGAGATGTTCATCGAGGCCTATCTCAAGGGGCAGATTGGTGAAGAATAAACTGATATCGGCGCTGTTGGCGGCGGTTCTGTTCATCACCGGGGCGGTCACGCCGGTCGCGGCCGCCGGAGGAGAACTGGAGGTCGGGCGCAACTCCTATTCCGCCGTCTTTCCCAATTCGCTGAGTTTCAGTCTGAACGCCACGGCGCCGGCCGATATCGTCGATGCCCGTCTGAATTATCAGGTGCGGCGACAGGGTTTCGCCGAGGTGTATAACGAGGTTATCGTCCGGGTGACGCCGGGCACCGATGTCGCCCTGAGCTATTCGCTCAACCTGAGAAGGGTTGGCGGTCTGCCGCCGGGGACACTCATCGATTACTGGTGGACGCTCCGAGACGTTAACGGGCGAGAATACGTCACCGGCGTTGAGCAGTTCACCTTCGATGACGCCCGCTATGAATGGAAAACCATATCCGACGGGCTGGTGACGCTGTACTGGTACAACGGGTCCGATTCTTTCGCTGACCAGTTGATGGCGACGGCGCAGGCGGCGCTGGACAAACTGGAACAGGATACCGGCGCCCGGTTGAGCGACCCCGTGGCCATCTATATTTATGACAGTGCCCAGGCCTTGCAGAACTCCATGGTCTTTCCCCAGGAATGGACCGGAGGGGTGTCCTTCACCAACTTCAATACCATTTCCATCGGTATCGAAACCTCTGCTCTCAACTGGGGCAAACGGGCGGTGGTGCATGAACTGGCTCATGTGGTGACCAACCAGATGACGGCCAATCCCTACAATAACATTCCGACCTGGCTGAACGAGGGTCTGTCGATGTACGCCGAAGGTCCGCTGGACGCGCTGTATGTAGTGTTTTACAACCAGGCGCTGGACCTGAAGAGCCTGATATCGGTCAGGAGTCTGTCCAGCCCGTTTTCCGCCGACCCGGCGCTGGCCTATCTGTCTTACGCTGAGAGTTATCACATCGTCAAGTACCTGGTCGATACCTACGGCGAAGACCGAATGAGCCGTCTGCTGGAAGAGTTCGCTGAGGGAGCTTCAGCTGACGGCGCCCTGCTGGCGGTGTACGGGTTCGACCTGGAAGGGCTCGATGCCGAGTGGCAGGAATATGCCTATGGTGCCGTCCCTGACCGGATACAGACCGGCGTGACCTGGACCCCGTGGCTGGTGTCGCTCATAGTGCTGGTGGCCGGGGCGGTGGTTGTTATCGCGGTGTGGCTTTTTTATCCCCACGCCGTCAGGACGGAGGGGACGAAGAGATGAGACGACGGCTGGTGACCATGATAGCGAGCGCCGCTATGGCGTTTTCGCTGATATTGACCGGATGTGTGTCGGATTCCGCCGATTCTCTGCCGCCGCCGGGTAGTGGCGGGCGGCTGAACCTGGCGGCTAACGAGCCCTACAACCTGGACCCGGCGCTGGTGGGCGATGCCGGGGCGTTGATGTTTGTCAGTCAGATATTCAGCGGGCTGGTGCGAGTGACCGCCGACGGCGTGGCGCCGGATATCGCCGTCGACTGGATTATCAGTGAAGACGGCACTGTTTACACCTTCCATTTGCGGGAGGATGTGACCTTTCATGACGGCACGCCCCTGACTGCCGCTGACTTCAGGTATTCCTGGGAAAGGGCTCTGACGCCGGCCACCGGCAGTACCACGGCCCGGACATATCTGGGTGACATAGTCGGCGCTGACGCCATGCTGGACGGGGAATCAGCCAGTCTGGCCGGGGTCAGGGTGATTGACGATTACACTCTGGAAGTGACCATCGAGAGTCCGCGCTCTTATTTTCTATCCAAGCTGAGCTATGCCACCGCCTTTGCCGTGGATGCCGCCGATGTCGCCGCCGGCGGTGAGTGGTGGCGGACGCCCAATGGCACCGGGCCTTTCATTCTGGATGATTGGGCGAACGATTCCTATATCATGCTGAAAGGCTATCCGGAGTATTACGGCGGCGCGCCCGCCCTGGATTCGGTGGTCTTTCGTTTCCTGGCCGGGAGATCCATGGACCTGTACGAAATGGGACAGATAGATGTGGCTACCGTGGACGCGGCCTATCTGGACCGGGCGCTCGACCCGGCGGGTATTTTTGCTACCGACGCTCAGGTTATATCTCAGCTGAGTCTTTATTTCCTGGGATTCGATAGCGCTGAACCGCCCTTCGACGATCCGCTGGTGCGGCAGGCTTTTTCGGCGGCTATCGACCGTGACCGGTTGATGGAGCTGGTCTTCAATGACATGAACCAGTCAGCCGAAGGGATTGTGCCGCCGGGAATCCCCGGTTACGATCCGGGATTCGAGGGTATCGGCTACGACCCCGAACTGGCCAGGGAACTGCTGGCGCAATCGTCTTACGGCAGTGCCGCCAACCTGCCGGAGATAACGCTGACCACGCTGGGTTATGGCGGCCTCATCGGCTCCGACCTGGAGGCGGTTATTCACCAGTGGCGGGTCAACCTGGGCGTCGAGGTCAGGGTGCGGCAACTGGAGCCGGAAGTGTTTCTCTACAACCTGAAACAGGAGAAGGACCAGATATTCTACCAGGGATGGATAGCTGATTATCCGCATCAGCAGAACTTCCTGGAAATACTGTTCGGCAGTGGCGCCGATAACAACTGGGGCGAATACTCCAATCCGCTGGTGGACGCCCTGCTGGCCGAGGCGGCGGCGCTGACCGACCCGGAAGCCAGTGAGGCCATTTACCGGCAGGTGGAACGGATACTGGTCGATGAGGCGGCAATCTGGCCGTATTACTTCGGCCGCAGTTATATCCTGGTGAAACCCTATGTTACCGGCTATGAACTGAGCCCGCTGGGAGTGCCGCTGTTACAGAACGTGGTCATCGACCGGGAGGTGGAAGCGCCTGCCGGGCTGACCGTCAGTTGAGGCGGTGGGGATGATGGCGGAGGGTGTGGGATTCGAACCCACGGTTCCCTTGCAGGAACAACGGTTTTCAAGACCGTCTCCTTAAGCCGCTCGGACAACCCTCCCGAAAAGCCCCGGCCAGTCCGGACGCGAAGGCTATTTTATCACGGACGGCGTTTTCTTGCACGATTACTATAAATTTCCGTATCTAACCGGCGGCCGGGGCGACAAATCCTGTAATATTCCCGAAACATTTATCGGGTAGAATATTACCGGTATAAAAAACAAAGGAGGGAAAATGTCTAAAACCCGTTCCGAGGCAATTGAATACGTTCTCAAACGCGCACACGATGACAAGGTGAAATTTATCCGCCTGTGGTTCACCGATATCCTGGGTCACCTGAAGAGCTTCTCCATCGCCATATCCGAACTGGAAGGCGCTCTGCAGGAAGGCATGGGCTTCGACGGTTCGTCCATCGAAGGTTACACCCGCATCGACGAAAGCGATATGATGGCTCTGCCAGACCCCGATACCTTCATCACTCTGCCATGGCGCAAGAAGGGCGACGAGAATGTCGGCCGGATGTTCTGCGATATCAAGAAACCGGGCGGGGAACAGTTCGACGGGGACCCGCGCTATGTGCTCAAGCGGATGCTCAAGAAAGCGGCCGAAAAGAACTACACCTATTACGTCGGGCCCGAGTTGGAATATTTCTACTTCAAGGATGAGGATAACACTGAGTTCCTGGATAAGGGCGGTTATTTCGATATGACCCCTCGTGATGTAGCCAGCGACTGGCGCCGGGAAACGGTGCTGACCCTGGAAGAGGTGGGTATCCCGGTGGAATATTCCCACCACGAGGTAGCGCCTTCCCAGCATGAGATCGACATCCGTTACGCCGACGCCCTGACCATGGCCGACAATGTCATGACCTACCGGTTGATCGTCAAGGAAATCGCGCTGAAAAACGGCATCTACGCCACCTTCATGCCCAAACCGGTTTTCGGTGAAAACGGTTCCGGCATGCATTGTCACCAGTCCCTGTTCAACGGGGAGCGCAACGCCTTCTTTGACCCGAACGACCAGTACCATCTGTCCGATACCGCCCGGCATTACATTGCCGGTATCCTTAAGCACGCGCCGGAGTTCTGCGCCGTCACCAACCAGTGGGTCAACTCTTACAAACGGCTGGTCCCCGGTTATGAGGCCCCCATCTACCTGTCCTGGGCGCGCCGCAACCGCTCCGACCTGGTGCGGGTGCCGGAATACCGTGTCGGCCGGGAGAACTCCACCCGCATCGAACTGCGTTCGCCGGATCCGGCCTGCAACCCATATCTGGCCTTCGCCGTTATGCTGGCCGCCGGGCTCAAGGGCATCGAGGAAAAGTACGAAGTACCCGAACCGGTGGAGGAAAACGTCTATGAGATGTCCGAGAAGGAGCGGCAAGAGCGAGGTATCGGCACGCTGCCGACCAGCCTGGAGGAAGCCGTTCACAAACTGGAAAACAGCCAGTTGGTACGCGAAGCGCTGGGCGAGCATGTGTTCAATGCCTTCATCGAGAATAAGAAAATCGAATGGGCCAAGTTCCGGGCTTATGTTACCGACTGGGAACGCAACCAGTATCTGTCGGTTCTCTAGGTCACAGTTATCGACCAATCCGGGCCGGGGGCGTTTCGCCCCCGGCTTTTTTTACGCCTGATACCGGTGGCGTATAATGGCCGGGTGATAAACGATACAATGCGGGTGCGCAATCGGGAAGAACTGGCGCAGTCACCGGCGGCGGAGGCGGCGCTGGATATCGTAGAAGCCGGCATCACGGCGGTTCTGCCGGAGGTATTGCTCCGGCGCGCGCTG
This window encodes:
- a CDS encoding ribosomal protein S16 (manually curated~TIGRFAM: ribosomal protein S16~KEGG: deg:DehalGT_0505 ribosomal protein S16~PFAM: ribosomal protein S16) translates to MLKIKLRRMGAPKKPSYRIVIADSRSARNGAFLETVGHYDPMTDPETVSIDAASVKDWIGKGAQPTDTVNRLLKKAGVLE
- a CDS encoding Deoxyribonuclease V (KEGG: mca:MCA0045 endonuclease V~PFAM: Endonuclease V); amino-acid sequence: MEGLSVTGLPVVTPDEAIRLQRGLAVRVIDRDEPAGEVRLVAGIDVAAGRTGENGRAAVVVLRYPGLETVETAVFVGPLVMPYVPGLLSFRELPLILPALERLTTRPNLLLVDGQGVAHPRRLGIAAHLGLITGLPAIGCAKSRLCGTAGEPGPERGSAADLIDRGEIIGRVVRTRFGCRPVYVSVGHRVSLETAVDWVLKLGQGFRLPEPVRLAHLAAGSGQS
- a CDS encoding peptide chain release factor 2 (KEGG: deb:DehaBAV1_0544 peptide chain release factor 2~TIGRFAM: peptide chain release factor 2~PFAM: Class I peptide chain release factor; PCRF domain protein), which gives rise to MITIDGFWEDSDNSQKVMRRLTGLKKTVEQWRSLERRLNELAELDALGDPEMAQDVDAETEAVSDELDRLEFELSYSGEYDERNALLSIHAGAGGVESQDWAEMLLAMYVKWGERRDYDVEILETSAGDEAGIKSVTAEFRGRYAYGNLRSEHGVHRLIRLSPFDSDHARHTSFALVEVMPEVEEDAEVEINPDDIKLEAFRASGAGGQNVQKVSSAVRLTHTPSGIVVTAQTERSQHQNREVAMSLLRARLLQRKIAEQEAEKARLKGERISNEWGSQIRSYVLHPYKMVKDHRTGMETGNTQAVLEEGNIEMFIEAYLKGQIGEE
- a CDS encoding conserved hypothetical protein (KEGG: det:DET0571 hypothetical protein); its protein translation is MVKNKLISALLAAVLFITGAVTPVAAAGGELEVGRNSYSAVFPNSLSFSLNATAPADIVDARLNYQVRRQGFAEVYNEVIVRVTPGTDVALSYSLNLRRVGGLPPGTLIDYWWTLRDVNGREYVTGVEQFTFDDARYEWKTISDGLVTLYWYNGSDSFADQLMATAQAALDKLEQDTGARLSDPVAIYIYDSAQALQNSMVFPQEWTGGVSFTNFNTISIGIETSALNWGKRAVVHELAHVVTNQMTANPYNNIPTWLNEGLSMYAEGPLDALYVVFYNQALDLKSLISVRSLSSPFSADPALAYLSYAESYHIVKYLVDTYGEDRMSRLLEEFAEGASADGALLAVYGFDLEGLDAEWQEYAYGAVPDRIQTGVTWTPWLVSLIVLVAGAVVVIAVWLFYPHAVRTEGTKR
- a CDS encoding extracellular solute-binding protein family 5 (PFAM: extracellular solute-binding protein family 5~KEGG: det:DET0573 oligopeptide-binding protein, putative), which translates into the protein MRRRLVTMIASAAMAFSLILTGCVSDSADSLPPPGSGGRLNLAANEPYNLDPALVGDAGALMFVSQIFSGLVRVTADGVAPDIAVDWIISEDGTVYTFHLREDVTFHDGTPLTAADFRYSWERALTPATGSTTARTYLGDIVGADAMLDGESASLAGVRVIDDYTLEVTIESPRSYFLSKLSYATAFAVDAADVAAGGEWWRTPNGTGPFILDDWANDSYIMLKGYPEYYGGAPALDSVVFRFLAGRSMDLYEMGQIDVATVDAAYLDRALDPAGIFATDAQVISQLSLYFLGFDSAEPPFDDPLVRQAFSAAIDRDRLMELVFNDMNQSAEGIVPPGIPGYDPGFEGIGYDPELARELLAQSSYGSAANLPEITLTTLGYGGLIGSDLEAVIHQWRVNLGVEVRVRQLEPEVFLYNLKQEKDQIFYQGWIADYPHQQNFLEILFGSGADNNWGEYSNPLVDALLAEAAALTDPEASEAIYRQVERILVDEAAIWPYYFGRSYILVKPYVTGYELSPLGVPLLQNVVIDREVEAPAGLTVS
- a CDS encoding glutamine synthetase, type I (KEGG: deb:DehaBAV1_0952 L-glutamine synthetase~TIGRFAM: glutamine synthetase, type I~PFAM: glutamine synthetase catalytic region; glutamine synthetase beta-Grasp); translation: MSKTRSEAIEYVLKRAHDDKVKFIRLWFTDILGHLKSFSIAISELEGALQEGMGFDGSSIEGYTRIDESDMMALPDPDTFITLPWRKKGDENVGRMFCDIKKPGGEQFDGDPRYVLKRMLKKAAEKNYTYYVGPELEYFYFKDEDNTEFLDKGGYFDMTPRDVASDWRRETVLTLEEVGIPVEYSHHEVAPSQHEIDIRYADALTMADNVMTYRLIVKEIALKNGIYATFMPKPVFGENGSGMHCHQSLFNGERNAFFDPNDQYHLSDTARHYIAGILKHAPEFCAVTNQWVNSYKRLVPGYEAPIYLSWARRNRSDLVRVPEYRVGRENSTRIELRSPDPACNPYLAFAVMLAAGLKGIEEKYEVPEPVEENVYEMSEKERQERGIGTLPTSLEEAVHKLENSQLVREALGEHVFNAFIENKKIEWAKFRAYVTDWERNQYLSVL